The proteins below come from a single Mytilus edulis chromosome 5, xbMytEdul2.2, whole genome shotgun sequence genomic window:
- the LOC139524027 gene encoding apolipoprotein D-like: MPLPCVVSQIQNTPAKMWSALVFLGCVWATTAQVVRPGGCPKTVTQTTLDLQQYLGNWYEIYKFWAIFEVGQKCVGANYQMKNDSHIRVDNSGIRSGSKVEAIGDLYMPDTKHPANLKVKFATSAPYGDYWVLDTDYKNYTLIYSCGPFLGPLGHVEFAWILSRQRTLDQSIVDKLMAKAKAFGIDTGHFSKTDQTGC, from the exons ATGCCATTACCGTGTGTGGTATCACAAATACAAAATACTCCCGCTAAGATGTGGTCAGCTCTTGTCTTTCTTGGTTGTGTGTGGGCAACTACTGCTCAGGTAGTCAGGCCCGGTGGATGTCCAAAGACTGTTACTCAAACAACGCTTGATCTACAACAA TATCTTGGAAACTGGTATGAAATCTACAAATTTTGGGCAATTTTTGAAGTTGGACAAAAATGTGTAGGTGCCAACTACCAGATGAAGAACGACAGTCATATCAGGGTGGATAACTCTGGCATTAG ATCTGGCAGTAAAGTAGAAGCAATAGGTGACCTTTATATGCCAGATACAAAGCATCCTGCTAATTTAAAAGTGAAATTTGCTACAA GTGCTCCATACGGAGACTATTGGGTGTTGGACACTGATTATAAAAACTATACATTGATTTACTCATGCGGTCCTTTTCTTGGACCACTCGGACATGTCGAGTTTGCGTGGATACTCAGTAGACAGAGGACTTTGGATCAATCTATTGTGGACAAACTTATGGCAAAGGCCAAAGCTTTTGGAATAGACACAGGTCATTTTTCAAAGACCGATCAAACTGGATGCTAA